The Tenrec ecaudatus isolate mTenEca1 chromosome 4, mTenEca1.hap1, whole genome shotgun sequence region TGCATTAATCGTCGGCACAATTTTCATTCTACTGAGGTTGAGCGCTTACAACTTGGCACAAATGAGACAGGGCTACACAGAGGACTTAACCACCAAGGTGACGGTCATTTTTCTGCCCGTCTCAATCTCCTCCCAATAAAAGGGGGCAGGGGCATTTCCAAGAGAGGAAATCAGAATGCAAATCCCGTGAGCAATGAGTTTTAACTTAAACTGCcgctgattccccccccccccccgcccgtagTCCAAAGTCCAAACCGAGGCTGGGGAACGTCTGGTCCATTCTCCCTACGGAAGGTACTTCTtcagctcctccaccacctcctgaggGTCCGGGAACTTGAGTTTGCGTGGCGGCCCCTTCTTAATCCCAGTCCACAGCTCCGCACCTGGGAAAAGGCAAAGGTGGCACGCCTCGGCCTCGGGCCCGAACGGCCGGCCGGCCGAGGCCCCCCTCCCCCTCGGCGCCGGGCCCGCACTCACGGCTGCCGTCCGGGCGCAGCAGCGTCACCTCGAAGCTGCCCCTCCGGGGCTTGGCGGGGTTCATCTGCACCGGCAGCTCGGGCGCCTCTCGGCGCAGCGCCTGGCTCAGGGCCGCGGCGTGGCGCCCGTACACGCGTCAGCTCGTGCTGCGGAGGAACGGGAGCCTGAGGGGCGCCCGGGGCACGCCGCCCCCAGCCCCCCGCAACCGCCCCAGGCCTCACCAGTGCTCGATGAGGACCTCCGCCGCCTCCGGGCCGCTGGCCGGCTTCTCTCGCTTCTCGgccgccgcggccgccgccgCATCGGCCTTCCGCTTCCTCCCGCGCGGCGCCATGGCGCCCggagccctgcaggaaccggagccGACCCGGGACGGGCTTCGGACAATGGCGACCCTGGCTCCGCAGCCCAGGCCCCGGCGGAAACTGCCTGGCGCGCAGCAGAGGCGCAGCACGAGGGCGGAAAGCGTGGCCCGGGGGCGCGCACGTTACACCCGGGGGCGGGACCTCGAGGTACCAGCACTTGGCTGAGCGGTGGGACCACTCAACCCTTCTAACCGGCGCCCTGGGCTTGGGGTTGGAGGAAGCTCTGTCAATCACCCGGGAGACTGAAACCCACACAGGTACCCATTCTGGCGAAATAGGGCACGCCACGATTCTCTCTGGCATCCGGGACCCCCCACTAGCCAGGGGCAGTCTGTACTGAAACCAGTTAGCTGCCAGCCCCCTCAGACTATGGAGCCATAAGGCTTTTATAGGCTAATTTTCAGACCAGCAGTCCGTTAATTGTAGTCCGATTTTAGATGCTCTATCAGATAGGtctatcaggggtcctcaaactttttaaacggggccagttcactgtccctcagatccgttGCGGGGCCGgactatacttaaaaaaaaaaagcaactattaacaaattcctatgcatactgcacattaacttatttttttttaaacaatttattggggctgatacaattcttttcacagttcatacatatacatacatcaattgtataaagcacatctgtacagtctttgccctaatcatttttttctcttttcttcttttacattttattagggactccaacaactcttaccacaatccatacatatacatacatcaattgtataaagcacatccatacattccctgccccaatcattctcaaggcatttgctctcgacttaagccccttgcatcaggtcctcttttttttccccccctccctcccctttcccccctccctcatatgcccttggtaatttatacctcgttattttgtcatatcttgccctattcggggtctcccttccccccttctctgctgtccctctcccagggaagaggtcacatgtggctccttgtaatcagttccccctttccaacccacttaccctccactctcccagcatcgtccctcacgcccttggtcctgaaggtatcatccaccctggattccctgtacctccaaccctcatatgtaccagtgtacagcctctgtcctatccagccctgcaaggtagaattcggatcatggtagttggggggaggaagcatccaggatctgggggaaagctgtgttcttcatcgatactacctcacaccctacacattaacttattttgaagtgaaaaaacaaacgaggcaaaaacacccagcaggccagataaatgtcctcggcaggccgcatgtggccctctggctgtagtttgaggatgcctgcatcTACGAAACTTGTCCAGCAGCAGCCGAGCAGCAGGCAAACCCCACTGACGAGCATGCATGAGAAGCCCAGGCAGGTATCTGGACCCCGGCCTCGGGCATAAGGGAAGTACCTACCACTGAGTGAGTCCTTACACAAAGTAGTATTCTCCTACTCTTGCCAATCCTGGGGACAAAGGTGCACAGCCATCGGATGGAACCAAACTGGCCCTTCTTATACTGAGAAACACAAGGACACAATCAAAAGGAAATCCCAGTCATTTTATTATGGGAAACTGTCCATTGGTGGTGGTAGTAGGAGGGGACCATTGAAGTTAGAGTGTTGTAACAGAGACCACAATCCAGCCTCAGGCCCATACAAAGTCTCcagtccctccccaacccccacattTAGGACTCTCCTCAGTGATAAAGATGCGGAGGGAGATTCTCTCCTCAGGACCAGAAAACAAGTTTAGTTTCTACTTCTTACTGAAGGCCATAGCCAAGCTAGAGGGCCTAAGGAAGCAAGGCTCCTTGAGACCCACGAGGAAAAATCAGCGCTGACTCTGCACCTTGGCATCAATCATAGATTCATGTTTAATCTAAGTAGGCTGTACAGCTGCACTAAGGTGAGTGATGGCATAGTGTGGCAGAAACGTGTGACGGATGGACAGCGGTTGTCACACTGACTGACCCGAGccagggagaaaaagaaacaaacgaaAGAAATCCAAACTTGAAGGGACTCCATTTCCTGCTTCATTCCATGGGATTTCATGCCCATCTTCCAGTAAGATTGTTGACCACAGCGGGGAGGCCTCTCTGAGCAGTGCAAGACAGTTTACTGGTTGCCTCTTTAAAATCAGAAGCAGAGCCCACCTCCCCCAGGTGCAagcaaaagggggtggggggacataaATAACAAAAGGCCGGGCCTAGGACAAGGCTGGCAGCTTGGGAAGAGACTGTGAACAGGGGGTCCTATTTGTCCTTCTTGCTTTCCCCATCTGGCACTGTGGTGGAAGTTGGGGCCTCCGGCTGCTCCTCAGGGATACGGTCTCCTGCTTTTGACAGCTTCTTGGCTTGCTGGTAGAGTTCATTCAGGTTGAATTCTCGGATTACATTCTCCTGCAGAAAAGGGAATCAGGGTTCTTCTCTAGGAACCAGTTGCTGACCCCGGCACGCCagagagctgtgctccacagggtttccagttgCTGACTTTCCCAACTGGACAAAGGGCTTTCTTCTCAGGTGCCTGAGTGCACTACAACAGCCAACCACACCTTGAAGCAGCGGCTTGCTACTTGTGCACTGGACCTCTGTCCCTCAATCGGGTTCCTCTGCGTACAACACACCACATATTTGTCATTTCCA contains the following coding sequences:
- the SELENOH gene encoding selenoprotein H gives rise to the protein MAPRGRKRKADAAAAAAAEKREKPASGPEAAEVLIEHCTSURVYGRHAAALSQALRREAPELPVQMNPAKPRRGSFEVTLLRPDGSRAELWTGIKKGPPRKLKFPDPQEVVEELKKYLP